In Nicotiana tabacum cultivar K326 chromosome 17, ASM71507v2, whole genome shotgun sequence, one DNA window encodes the following:
- the LOC142171962 gene encoding uncharacterized protein LOC142171962: MIIGGGGDASINSVKFTTIHKLKRSITHKRYDELEESIIFDKSDTNGLAFPDYDALVITLRILDTDLRRIMIDDGSGACIIPPRVLAQMKLEDKIVLRFITLIGFNNAVERTSGDITLPVLAGGVTLETTFHIIDQDTTYNAIIG; this comes from the coding sequence atgatcattggtggcgGCGGCGATGCTTCTATTAACAGTGTGAAGTTCACCACAATCCACAAGCTCAAACGGTCAATCACCCACAAACGGTACGATGAActtgaagaaagtatcatctttgaTAAATCAGATACCAACGGTTTGGCTTTCCCTGACTATGATGcccttgttatcactttacgaattttagatacCGACTTGAGACGCATTATGATAGACGATGGAAGCGGTGCGTGCATTATCCCCcctcgagtacttgcacaaatgaaactcgaggataagatagtatTGCGCTTCATCACACTAataggttttaacaatgcagttgagcgaaCATCCGGCGATATCACACTCCCCGTCCTAGCCGGTGGCGTCACTCTGGAAACCACATTCCATATCATAGACCAAGACACGACGTATAACGCCATAATAGGGTGA